In a single window of the Botrytis cinerea B05.10 chromosome 10, complete sequence genome:
- the Bcinp51 gene encoding Bcinp51 encodes MASNMRDSIDEEPVEVELPMTSSPQSLSKAVYARRDEYTRPHNIKIKIGCWNVAACPGTEKDLAGWFAQGKGIDKRLAGLEIANAIEKENSQSNIESVEEQESRRRKKESTIPHGDEGIIAGGEDVGLYVLGLQEVVQLTSAKEYIGKVYSNDNPVTIWRKALSGALPEGYTLVAEQQLSGLLMFIYASPAVAPTISSVSTVSIGTGFMGYLGNKGAITTRIVLGETTRLVFVNSHLASGTDKAHLERRIWDVSQILQRTHFDPISRGGVLDDAQESIGDEDFAFWFGDLNFRLEGLPGDDIRRLLMLHTKGEYGIGSRSRKKIDNEIDAGDGPIVIRSIDSDDESEEEIRKSSSTFDPNDDSSTVTTLPDPDDFIQDPSQDPASLQATIDSLLPHDQLRHVQKARRAFHDGWREGPVTFLPTYKYDVGSMGVFDSSEKKRAPSWCDRILFRTRRDKLVFDAKMNEEAMARLKDEEMKAQGMDHATDDEDVLFSYDPDEDGEQQTTPSKSDDYDEYDEYDETEDNENAPVITRDGFVDRINLDIYTSHQRVLSSDHKPLDAVFTLEYDAVVPELKSKVQQEVARDLDRAENEARPGITIVIDHSQNTEENQSGKSRKNSNDGSGAVDFGDVEFEHRKSRNITIANTSQVTSTFAFVDRPGVEGQEDRIAPPWLSVWFAGFSMDEDDRALQDLKREVTLEPGDAINVTLEVLVHDPSSVKSLNDGVVLLEDVLVLRVTDGRDHFIPIKANWLQSCLGRSVEELIHIPEGGVRALLPRPRGQPGPPVNRGQEVTWSAPRELLKLTQVVDSLTDRVVADSNMLEGAMIPRDSPGWPFDEKTWRYKDEPTRTALKSQVLTALDADQSIYDIFPVEIPAAHRLEIVAEVFILFLRSLTDGIVPANLCAQIDSDIVSRVNTQSDVEETKAWLLDLLSSLPHHNISFVFLTSTLSRVAGELAPIPKVRRSLDTAVRIGFDSVKRTLSWKGRAAPLPEDPAAVRRREVNRAFADVFVGIVFKANVGVKERNKRVVEEKRRDVLEAFLKGFSR; translated from the coding sequence ATGGCCTCAAACATGAGAGATTCGATAGACGAGGAGCCTGTCGAAGTCGAATTGCCTATGACCTCCAGCCCACAATCCCTCTCGAAAGCCGTCTATGCGCGACGAGACGAATATACTCGGCCgcataatatcaaaataaagattGGTTGCTGGAATGTTGCTGCTTGCCCTGGAACCGAGAAAGATCTCGCAGGTTGGTTTGCGCAAGGCAAAGGGATTGACAAGCGACTAGCTGGGCTTGAGATAGCCAATGCGATTGAGAAGGAGAATAGTCAGTCAAACATAGAAAGTGTCGAGGAACAAGAAtcaaggaggaggaagaaagagtCGACAATCCCGCATGGCGATGAAGGAATAATTGCCGGAGGAGAAGATGTCGGATTATATGTTTTGGGATTACAAGAAGTTGTTCAGCTCACGTCTGCGAAGGAATATATTGGCAAAGTTTATTCAAATGATAATCCTGTAACGATATGGAGGAAAGCACTTTCTGGGGCTTTGCCAGAAGGTTATACTTTAGTGGCCGAACAACAGCTCTCTGGTCTACTCATGTTCATCTACGCATCCCCAGCTGTCGCACCTACGATAAGTTCTGTCAGTACCGTCAGTATTGGAACCGGATTCATGGGATATCTAGGGAACAAAGGCGCAATCACTACTAGGATAGTACTGGGAGAAACAACTCGGCTTGTATTCGTGAATTCACATTTGGCTTCGGGGACCGATAAAGCGCATTTGGAAAGGCGAATTTGGGACGTCTCACAAATATTGCAAAGAACGCATTTCGACCCTATAAGCCGAGGTGGAGTTCTAGATGATGCTCAGGAGAGCATCGgggatgaagattttgctTTCTGGTTTGGAGATCTGAACTTCAGATTAGAGGGCTTACCGGGAGACGATATTCGACGATTGTTAATGCTTCATACGAAGGGAGAATATGGCATTGGGTCGcgatcaagaaagaagattgataaCGAAATTGATGCTGGCGACGGACCGATTGTAATCAGGTCTATTGATAGCGATGACGAATCCGAGGAAGAGATACGTAAAAGCAGTAGCACGTTTGACCCGAACGATGATTCTTCTACTGTGACCACGCTTCCGGATCCAGACGATTTCATACAAGATCCGAGCCAAGATCCTGCCTCATTACAAGCCACCATAGATTCATTATTGCCACATGACCAATTAAGGCATGTGCAGAAAGCTCGAAGGGCGTTTCACGATGGCTGGAGAGAAGGGCCGGTAACATTTCTTCCAACCTATAAATACGATGTAGGTAGCATGGGTGTTTTTGATTCTagtgagaagaagagggcACCAAGTTGGTGTGACCGAATTCTATTCAGAACACGGAGAGACAAATTGGTGTTTGATGCCaagatgaatgaagaggCAATGGCAAGAttaaaagatgaagaaatgaaggcTCAAGGAATGGATCATGCTaccgacgatgaagatgttCTCTTTAGCTACGATCCGGATGAAGATGGGGAGCAACAGACCACGCCTTCCAAGAGCGACGATTATGATGAATATGACGAATACGATGAAACTGAGGACAATGAAAATGCACCAGTAATAACTAgggatggatttgttgatcGAATAAATTTGGATATTTATACCTCACATCAACGAGTTCTCTCATCGGATCACAAACCACTCGATGCTGTTTTTACCTTGGAATATGACGCGGTCGTACCCGAACTGAAGTCAAAGGTACAGCAAGAGGTTGCTAGAGACCTTGATCGAGCGGAGAATGAAGCTCGTCCTGGAATAACCATCGTTATAGATCATTCACAGAATACAGAGGAGAATCAAAGTGGTAAATCTCGAAAGAACTCCAACGACGGGAGTGGGGCtgttgattttggtgatGTAGAATTCGAACACCGAAAATCTAGAAACATCACGATTGCAAATACAAGCCAAGTCACATCTACATTTGCATTTGTTGATAGACCGGGTGTTGAAGGCCAAGAAGACAGAATTGCACCGCCATGGCTCAGTGTATGGTTTGCAGGGTTCTCTATGGACGAAGACGATAGAGCCTTACAAGATCTTAAACGAGAGGTTACGCTGGAACCTGGGGATGCAATCAATGTCACACTTGAGGTTTTAGTGCACGATCCTTCCTCTGTAAAGTCATTGAATGATGGGGTTGTCTTACTCGAAGATGTATTGGTATTACGAGTTACAGATGGAAGAGATCATTTTATCCCGATCAAGGCAAACTGGCTCCAATCTTGTCTAGGAAGATCCGTTGAAGAGCTCATCCATATACCAGAAGGTGGCGTGCGAGCTTTATTACCCCGTCCAAGAGGCCAACCCGGACCTCCCGTCAATAGAGGCCAAGAAGTAACTTGGTCTGCACCTCGAGAATTACTTAAACTCACACAAGTTGTCGATTCTCTCACAGATCGTGTCGTGGCTGATTCAAACATGTTGGAAGGAGCGATGATACCTAGAGATTCTCCCGGTTGGCCATTTGATGAGAAAACATGGCGATACAAAGATGAACCTACTAGGACCGCTTTGAAAAGTCAAGTATTAACAGCTCTTGACGCCGATCAAagtatatatgatatatttcCCGTCGAAATTCCAGCCGCCCACCGACTCGAAATCGTAGCAGAAGTTTTCATCCTATTCCTACGCAGTCTTACCGATGGAATTGTTCCCGCAAATCTATGCGCGCAAATCGATTCCGATATCGTATCTCGAGTTAATACCCAATCAGACGTCGAAGAAACAAAAGCGTGGCTACTAGATCTTCTATCCTCGTTGCCTCATCACAATATCTCATTCGTCTTCCTCACATCGACACTTTCCCGTGTAGCTGGGGAATTAGCACCAATACCTAAAGTAAGACGTTCCCTCGATACAGCAGTTCGTATCGGATTCGATTCGGTCAAAAGAACGCTGAGTTGGAAGGGAAGAGCAGCGCCACTTCCGGAAGATCCGGCAGCAGTTAGGAGGAGAGAAGTTAACAGGGCTTTTGCGGATGTGTTTGTGGGGATAGTTTTTAAGGCGAATGTGGGAGTTAAAGAGAGGAATAAGagggtggtggaggagaagaggagagatgtTCTAGAAGCGTTTCTGAAAGGATTCTCGCGTTAA